One segment of Antennarius striatus isolate MH-2024 chromosome 5, ASM4005453v1, whole genome shotgun sequence DNA contains the following:
- the g0s2 gene encoding G0/G1 switch protein 2, with protein MEKLEELIPFAKEMLSQKPSRGLLRVYLVGSVFAVLGTVIGLVETVCHPFYSRDESDAEMLLMWEQRTVKVQCSVHNQEEEEEEEEKKLARKNESTTQILTLSKIHGLGQRSMANRLHAS; from the coding sequence ATGGAAAAGCTGGAGGAACTGATCCCGTTTGCAAAGGAAATGCTGAGTCAGAAGCCGAGTCGTGGTCTGCTGAGGGTCTACCTGGTGGGTTCGGTGTTTGCGGTGCTGGGGACGGTCATCGGCCTCGTCGAGACCGTGTGCCATCCTTTCTATTCTCGAGATGAGTCAGACGCAGAGATGCTCCTCATGTGGGAGCAAAGAACTGTCAAAGTGCAATGCAGTGTGCATaaccaggaggaagaggaggaggaggaggagaagaaactgGCTCGAAAAAATGAAAGTACGACCCAGATCTTGACTCTCTCCAAGATCCACGGACTCGGCCAACGGAGCATGGCCAATCGGCTGCATGCGTCCTGA
- the LOC137595763 gene encoding laminin subunit beta-3-like: protein MRLFLLIAAITAVSQAQMDCSRGACYPPNNDLLLGRAQQLHASSTCGLTGSEVYCTPYQLRRMKCCPCDSRNPKSPLAHTVQDVLSSSAPNRWWQSRKEVSPVTLELDLDDLFQLDNLALIFKGPHPNDFIIEKTLDKGKTWQPVLYLSTDCQETFPGVPRTVPVTVNDTYCHPLPPTGANPYQDQTFQFSPLSQYANVLTPRSKKIEDVSGLTGLRVRMTGLGDVPRLPGRALSRFFALKEMKVMGSCMCHGHANRCLPETTNNPTNGVQVSPQCDCQHNTAGVNCERCADLYNDLPWRPAEEGNTHTCQRCECNNHADRCQFDQAVYEASGQRSGGVCQDCMHHTTGPKCEQCAPGYRPNPQSQMNRPDACIGCICSAEGSVNGGQCDENTVVCQCKDNVEGPRCDRCKEGYYGLSASNPLGCSKCSCSPDGSLTDLCDPLTGQCPCRFRFHGLKCDKCSDGYWKPFLSERCELCGCDPTNSYSDTCDQLTGQCECKPNFGGRTCTECPDNSYGDLLLGCRRCRCDVEGTLPQVCDKQTGACLCRPGVTGLRCDSCSRGHCDSFPTCETCPSCFFTLDARRQNLSLALDRLSSGLPTRPGGADDLKGFGPRIRDLEVILDQLRKSISLPPNTTSQVDDAMSQLDQLRDQVDKVNNQLPFLAKTPGLDSELDRLQDQLDRLTVETKAKKTALDNFDGSNNTEALSAIRKAYNESKDAANKVDDSEDKVQESADIREETRNRQSQVQPANTRDLDQLKRNMASRPDLTPVAKQVCGSGRSEPCTPLQCEGGKLCPPEGTPPCKAGQRCVGALPLGKKADSDAKNVKDRLAKLSRKITEAAEKLQQTQDKTNEVRQSAEKLSNKMKQTRNDLEEDLKEARDVVTELQNYLSDPTSNLTYIQDLGDWILKAKLPLGVSALKNKLQELKDLAADIADSSDVLNKAKPQLDTAKKLLKEAQNARDTALIAKGNVDKIPSDLRSLEDSLNDVQDRLQDSVDLTDNLNDNFTKVADQLRPAEKALDDVSTLIRPMKPKLDELRNLLNSADQLAKDAQDDADDALDEADLADEEMMSLEKMLKGLKDAAPPSVPGGAAGSVGDRLVKLHKDAGNLANSTDTMLKALEGKGDSLKKLQDEILQKSVKLDGLDAKVKELLAELRKKAKDHSTCQG, encoded by the exons ATGAGATTATTTCTCCTCATAGCTG CCATCACCGCCGTGTCTCAGGCCCAGATGGACTGCTCTCGGGGGGCTTGTTACCCACCCAACAATGACCTCCTGCTGGGTCGGGCTCAGCAGCTTCACGCCTCGTCCACCTGTGGCCTCACTGGGTCCGAGGTCTACTGCACCCCCTACCAGCTG AGGAGGATGAAGTGTTGTCCATGTGACTCCAGGAACCCAAAGAGTCCACTGGCCCATACTGTCCAAGATGTCCTGTCCAGTTCTGCACCTAACAGATGGTGGCAGTCCAGGAAAG AGGTGAGCCCAGTCACTCTGGAGTTGGACCTCGACGACCTGTTCCAGCTGGACAACCTGGCGCTCATCTTCAAG GGTCCTCATCCCAATGACTTTATCATAGAGAAGACTCTGGATAAGGGAAAGACTTGGCAGCCTGTTCTCTACTTGTCTACGGACTGTCAGGAAACCTTTCCCGGTGTTCCCAGGACGGTCCCAGTCACCGTGAACGATACATACTGCCACCCACTGCCCCCAACCGGAGCAAATCCATACCAGGATCAGACA TTCCAGTTCAGTCCTTTGAGTCAGTACGCTAACGTCCTAACACCTAGAAGCAAGAAGATCGAGG ATGTGTCAGGGTTAACGGGGCTGAGGGTGAGAATGACTGGACTCGGGGACGTGCCGCGTCTACCAGGAAGAGCTCTCAGTAGATTTTTCGCCCTCAAAGAGATGAAGGTAATGGGCAGCTGCATGTGCCACGGACACGCCAACCGATGCCTGCCAGAGACGACAAACAACCCGACCAACGGCGTGCAG GTGAGTCCTCAGTGTGACTGCCAGCATAACACAGCAGGTGTGAACTGTGAGCGCTGTGCTGACCTCTACAATGATTTGCCCTGGAGACCTGCAGAAGAGGGCAACACCCACACCTGCCAAC GCTGTGAGTGTAACAACCATGCCGATCGCTGCCAGTTCGATCAGGCGGTGTACGAAGCCAGTGGGCAGAGGAGCGGAGGGGTGTGTCAGGATTGTATGCACCACACTACAGGACCCAAGTGTGAGCAGTGCGCCCCGGGCTACCGGCCGAACCCTCAAAGCCAAATGAACCGTCCTGATGCCTGCATTG GTTGTATCTGCAGCGCCGAGGGGTCGGTGAACGGGGGCCAGTGTGACGAAAACACAGTCGTATGTCAGTGCAAAGACAACGTGGAAGGCCCTCGATGCGACCGCTGTAAGGAAGGCTACTACGGTTTGAGTGCCTCCAACCCCCTGGGCTGCTCCA AATGTTCCTGTTCTCCAGACGGGTCTCTGACGGACCTCTGTGACCCGCTGACCGGCCAGTGTCCCTGTCGCTTCCGCTTCCACGGCCTTAAATGTGACAAGTGCTCCGACGGCTACTGGAAGCCTTTCCTGTCAGAACGCTGTGAACTCTGTGGGTGTGACCCCACCAACTCGTACAGTGATACCTGTGACCAG TTGACGGGTCAGTGTGAGTGCAAACCAAATTTCGGGGGGCGGACATGTACTGAATGTCCAGACAATTCTTACGGAGACCTTCTCCTAGGCTGTCGAC GGTGCCGCTGTGACGTTGAAGGAACTCTTCCACAAGTCTGCGACAAGCAGACAGGGGCGTGTCTATGTCGGCCAGGCGTCACTGGGCTCCGATGTGACTCCTGCAGTCGTGGTCATTGTGACTCCTTCCCTACCTGTGAGACTTGCCCCTCCTGCTTCTTCACCCTGGACGCCCGGAGGCAGAACCTCAGCTTGGCTCTGGACAGACTCTCGTCTGGACTCCCCACTCGCCCAGGAGGCGCTGATGATCTTAAAGGCTTTGGACCTCGCATCCGTGACCTGGAGGTGATCCTGGATCAGCTCAGGAAGTCCATTTCCCTTCCGCCCAATACAACCAGCCAGGTGGATGATGCCATGTCACAACTCGACCAGCTCAG GGACCAGGTGGACAAGGTTAACAATCAGCTTCCATTCCTGGCAAAAACTCCCGGTTTGGACTCAGAGCTGGACAGACTACAGGATCAACTGGACCGCCTCACTGTAGAGACCAAGGCCAAGAAGACTGCACTGGACAACTTTGATGGTTCCAACAATACAG AAGCTCTCTCTGCCATCCGGAAAGCTTATAATGAGTCGAAAGATGCAGCAAACAAAGTGGACGACAGCGAGGACAAGGTGCAGGAATCAGCGGATATCAGAGAAGAGACTCGGAACCGTCAGAGCCAGGTACAGCCGGCCAACACCAGAGACCTGGACCAGCTGAAACGGAACATGGCTTCGCGACCAGACCTCACTCCTGTCGCCAAACAG GTGTGTGGCAGCGGTCGCTCCGAACCCTGTACCCCCCTCCAGTGTGAGGGTGGAAAGCTGTGTCCGCCAGAGGGAACCCCACCTTGCAAGGCGGGGCAGAGGTGTGTTGGCGCCCTGCCTCTGGGGAAGAAGGCTGACTCTGACGCTAAGAATGTGAAAGACCGACTGGCCAAGCTTAGCAGGAAGATCACAGAAGCTGCAGAGAAG CTGCAGCAAACACAAGACAAGACCAATGAGGTGCGACAGTCTGCAGAGAAACTGTCCAATAAGATGAAACAGACCAGAAACGATCTGGAGGAGGACCTAAAGGAGGCGCGTGATGTTGTGACGGAGCTGCAAAATTACCTGTCAG ACCCGACCTCCAACCTGACTTACATCCAGGACCTCGGCGACTGGATCCTGAAGGCCAAACTGCCTCTCGGTGTGTCTGCTCTGAAGAACAAGTTGCAGGAGCTGAAGGATCTGGCAGCAGACATTGCTGACAGCTCGGACGTCCTGAACAAGGCCAAACCACAGCTGGATACTGCCAAGAAACTGCTGAAAGAGGCCCAGAATGCCAG AGACACTGCACTGATCGCCAAAGGCAATGTGGACAAGATACCATCAGACTTACGTTCTCTAGAGGACTCCCTCAACGATGTCCAGGACAGGCTTCAGGACAGCGTAGATCTGACGGACAACCTGAACGACAACTTTACAAAG GTTGCAGACCAGCtgaggccagcagagaaggccctGGATGATGTTTCCACGCTGATACGACCAATGAAACCTAAACTGGACGAGCTCAGGAACCTGCTGAACAGCGCCGACCAGCTGGCGAAGGACGCGCAGGACGATGCAGACGACGCCTTAGATGAAGCAGATCTTGCAGATGAG GAGATGATGTCTTTGGAGAAGATGCTGAAAGGTCTTAAAGACGCGGCTCCACCCAGTGTCCCAGGTGGAGCGGCGGGATCTGTTGGGGATCGACTGGTGAAGCTCCATAAGGACGCTGGAAATCTGGCCAACAGCACCGACAccatgctgaaggctctggaaG GTAAAGGTGATTCTCTCAAGAAGCTGCAGGACGAAATCCTCCAGAAGTCGGTGAAGCTCGACGGACTTGATGCGAAGGTTAAAGAGCTTTTGGCAGAACTTCGAAAGAAAGCCAAGGACCACAGCACCTGCCAGGGCTGA
- the LOC137595764 gene encoding calcium/calmodulin-dependent protein kinase type 1D-like: MGRKEIICSWKKSVSNIKDVFDFKGKMGSGSFSEVFMVREKSTGKLFALKCLKKKHLAHSNLENEINVLRRIKHDNVVGLEDFYETRTHYYLLMQLVSGGELFDRILDRGVYTERDASKVIKQVLQAVSYLHENSIVHRDLKPENLLYFSTDENSKIMVSDFGLSKTLEHGVMSTACGTPGYVAPEVLAQRPYSKAVDCWSIGVIAYILLCGYPPFFEDNETRLFSKIMRAEYSFHSPFWDDVSDSAKDFIRNMMEKNPSKRFLTEQALRHPWIAGNTAKDLDICHSVCEQMERNFARSKWKQAFNAATAIHHMKKLQVSQSEPAPSPSSTPRIIIHSSSQNHLETQTPLLHDGADALDPNGNPVHAFGPPEGRNVFQPLRSSHSEPGNGLNAEETREVNHFLPDMDAPFRPSKSLDAVAQRKDQSLQSGVCSVM, translated from the exons ATGGGGCGGAAGGAGATCATCTGCAGCTGGAAGAAAAGCGTCAGTAACATCAAGGACGTGTTCGACTTCAAGGGGAAGATGGGATC GGGGTCGTTCTCAGAAGTCTTCATGGTCAGAGAGAAGAGTACGGGGAAGCTGTTCGCCCTGAAATGCCTGAAGAAGAAACACCTCGCCCACAGCAACCTGGAGAACGAGATCAATGTCCTGAGAAG GATAAAACATGACAACGTGGTGGGACTGGAGGATTTCTACGAGACCCGAACCCACTACTACCTGCTCATGCAGCT GGTGTCAGGGGGGGAGCTGTTTGATCGAATCTTAGACAGGGGGGTCTACACAGAGAGGGACGCCAGCAAGGTGATCAAACAGGTGCTGCAGGCGGTCAGCTACCTGCACGAGAACAGCATCGTCCACCGGGACCTGAAG CCGGAGAACCTGCTGTACTTCAGCACCGACGAGAATTCTAAGATCATGGTCAGCGACTTTGGTCTGTCCAAGACGCTGGAGCACGGCGTGATGTCCACCGCCTGCGGGACGCCGGGATACGTGG CCCCTGAGGTTCTGGCCCAGAGACCCTACAGCAAGGCGGTGGACTGCTGGTCCATCGGCGTCATCGCCTACATCCT GCTCTGCGGTTACCCTCCATTCTTTGAAGACAACGAGACGCGCCTGTTTTCAAAGATCATGAGAGCCGAGTACAGCTTTCATTCCCCGTTCTGGGACGACGTCTCGGACTCAG CCAAAGACTTCATCAGGAACATGATGGAGAAGAACCCCAGCAAACGCTTCCTCACAGAGCAGGCCCTCAGACACCCCTG GATTGCTGGGAACACGGCCAAAGATCTCGACATTTGTCATTCAGTCTGTGAACAGATGGAGAGAAACTTTGCCAGATCCAAATGGAAG CAAGCCTTCAACGCAGCCACTGCCATCCACCACATGAAGAAGCTGCAGGTTTCCCAGAGCGAACCCGCCCCCTCGCCTTCCTCCACGCCCCGCATCATCATACATTCCTCCTCCCAGAACCACCTGGAGACGCAGACGCCCCTCCTCCACGACGGGGCCGACGCCCTCGACCCCAACGGGAACCCCGTTCACGCCTTCGGTCCCCCAGAAGGCAGGAACGTATTCCAGCCTCTGAGATCCAGCCACAGCGAACCCGGCAACGGGCTGAACGCTGAGGAGACACGAGAGGTCAATCACTTCCTGCCCGACATGGACGCCCCCTTCAGGCCGTCCAAAAG TCTGGACGCTGTGGCCCAGAGGAAAGACCAGTCGCTCCAGTCCGGGGTGTGTTCTGTCATGTGA
- the usp48 gene encoding ubiquitin carboxyl-terminal hydrolase 48 isoform X1 encodes MAPRLQLEKAAWRWVETVKPEEISQEHIDLAYRINLPACKRGSCRRNCKGNPNCLVAIGEQAWLGEIDENTFHNIDDPNSERRDKNTFVGLTNLGATCYVNTFLQVWFHNLELRRILYQCHNPRAQEHNTESDYEPQSICEHLQYLFALLQNSNRKYIDPSGLVKALGLDTGQQQDAQEFSKLFLSLLEDTLSKQKNTTLQNVIQQQFCGQFSYVTVCNQCGRSSALPSRFYELELNIQGHKNLTECVTEFLKEEKLDGENRYFCESCQSKQSATRRIKLHSLPPTLNLQLMRFVFDRQTGHKKKLNTFISFPEQLDMGPFLEGKPDQTCVYELSAVLIHRGVSAYSGHYIAHVKDARTGDWYKFNDEEIEKMEGKKLQLGIEEDIAETAKSQTRKPKCSKGYHCSRNAYMLVYKAQEEENSDPSWTNVEVPAFLQRLVDQDNHKFEEWCSEMADMRKQSVDKGKAKHEEVKELFELLPTRDGEPYEFVPLDWLKKWLDDSTATKEIDNGHFLCSHGKLHPDKVGDSKRVSQQAAQLLYERYGGGPRLDGSSLCRECVGQRCRVLRLKNQLNEDYKEVSNLVKRSPSGEGFWVGKASLRSWRQLALDQLEEDEHKTKHGNVQTNGEGLHGNSKEFGPELSEGTEDEMKTFNEDVVCSHGGLTILETERKLVSPDVWTKLRAYFPKAPEFTQSQEACQKCLTLEQEEKDNEAVSKMMALDQKNQLPNLFHEKNRPTLAKWPQGTEVLYVVPLFFVDEWKKFIRRPTKSSPVSNVGNTLLLCPHGGFMFTYDSLIHGDAQHVALLWPSEWDVISKLFIVDQPISIHCMREATPTGATMKYTTQPDLCWECRQSFLFQQQRDLREYTQATVYIRKVIEDKRMIKEAGPELTASSSEAEEEREEHPKEDGERDPDFGQSEDGAKRLKLNNGSAPSPAAVPVATVTKLGGIRRSTRHRKLRGEKALIVSANQTLKELKIQIMHAFSVAPFDQNLSIDGKNLTDDGATLGSLGVVPESIICLKADEPISDYAVMEDVYQVGMPEEGFKGTGLLGH; translated from the exons ATGGCGCCCCGCTTGCAGCTGGAAAAGGCGGCTTGGCGCTGGGTGGAGACGGTGAAACCGGAGGAAATCAGCCAGGAACACATCGACCTAGCATACCGCATCAATCTCCCGGCCTGCAAGAGAGGATCCTGCAG GAGGAATTGCAAAGGGAATCCCAACTGTCTGGTGGCGATCGGTGAACAGGCCTGGCTCGGAGAGATCGATGAAAATACTTTCCACAACATCGATGATCCAAATTCAGAGCGCCGAGACAAG AACACATTCGTCGGCCTGACTAACCTTGGTGCCACATGTTACGTCAACACGTTCCTGCAAGTGTGGTTCCACAACCTGGAGCTGCGGAGGATCCTGTATCAGTGCCACAACCCCCGAGCGCAGGAGCACAACACCGAGTCTG attacGAGCCTCAGTCCATCTGTGAGCATCTCCAGTATCTGTTTGCACTCCTGCAgaacagcaacaggaagtacatCGACCCGTCAGGGCTGGTCAAAGCGCTGGGCCTGGACACGGGGCAGCAGCAG gacgCCCAAGAGTTCTCGAAGCTTTTCCTGTCTCTGTTGGAGGACACGCTGTCCAAGCAGAAGAACACGACGCTCCAGAACGTCATCCAGCAGCAGTTCTGTGGGCAGTTTTCATACGTCACTGT CTGTAACCAGTGTGGGCGGTCCTCTGCTCTGCCGTCCAGATTCTACGAGCTGGAGCTGAACATTCAGGGACACAAGAACCTCACTGAGTGCGTCACCGAGTTCCTGAAG gaggagaagctggacgGTGAGAACCGTTACTTCTGTGAGAGCTGCCAGAGCAAACAGAGCGCCACCCGGAGGATCAAACTACACAGCCTGCCGCCGACGCTCAACCTGCAGCTCATGCGCTTCGTGTTCGACAG aCAAACAGGCCACAAGAAAAAACTGAACACCTTCATCAGCTTCCCGGAGCAGCTGGACATGGGGCCTTTCTTGGAAGGAAAACCAG ACCAGACGTGCGTTTACGAGCTGAGCGCGGTGCTGATCCACCGCGGCGTCAGCGCCTACTCGGGCCACTACATCGCCCACGTGAAAGACGCCCGGACCGGCGACTGGTACAAGTTCAACGATGAGGAGATCGAGAAGATGGAAGGAAAGAAGCTGCAGCTCGGCATCGAGGAGGACATCG CCGAGACGGCCAAGTCCCAGACGCGGAAGCCGAAGTGCAGCAAAGGCTACCACTGCTCCAGGAACGCCTACATGCTGGTGTATAAagcccaggaggaggagaactcGGACCCGTCCTGGACCAACGTCGAGGTGCCGG CCTTCCTCCAGAGGTTGGTGGACCAAGACAACCATAAATTTGAGGAGTGGTGCAGCGAGATGGCCGACATGCGGAAGCAGAGCGTGGATAAGGGCAAAGCCAAGcatgaggaggtgaaggagctCTTCGAGCTCTTACCCACGAGAGACG GCGAGCCGTACGAGTTCGTCCCTCTGGACTGGCTGAAGAAGTGGCTGGACGACTCCACCGCCACCAAGGAGATCGACAACGGCCACTTCCTGTGTTCGCACGGGAAGCTGCACCCGGACAAGGTGGGAGACTCCAAGAGGGTGTCCCAGCAGGCCGCTCAGCTGCTCTACGAGCGCTACGGCGGGGGGCCGAGGCTGGACG gctcgTCTCTGTGTAGAGAGTGTGTCGGCCAGCGCTGCAGGGTGCTGAGACTGAAGAACCAACTCAATGAAGACTATAAGGAGGTGTCCAACCTGGTCAAACGCTCACCCAG CGGTGAGGGCTTCTGGGTGGGGAAGGCGTCTCTCCGCAGCTGGAGGCAGCTGGCTCTGGATCAGTTGGAGGAGGACGAACACAAAACCAAACACGGCAACGTCCAGACCAACGGCGAGGGGCTGCACGGCAACAGCAAAG AGTTCGGTCCGGAGCTTTCGGAGGGAACCGAGGACGAGATGAAGACCTTCAACGAGGACGTCGTCTGCAGCCACG GCGGTCTGACCATCCTGGAGACGGAACGGAAGCTGGTGTCGCCCGACGTCTGGACCAAGCTGAGGGCCTACTTCCCCAAAGCCCCAGAGTTCACCCAGAGCCAGGAGGCCTGTCAGAAGTGTCTG acGCTGGAGCAGGAAGAGAAGGACAACGAGGCCGTCAGTAAGATGATGGCTCTGGACCAGAAGAACCAGCTGCCCAACCTGTTCCACGAGAAGAACCGGCCCACGCTGGCCAAGTGGCCTCAG GGCACCGAGGTTCTTTACGTGGTGCCGCTTTTCTTTGTGGATGAGTGGAAAAAATTCATCAG gagacCCACCAAGTCGTCCCCGGTGTCCAACGTGGGAAACACTCTGCTGCTCTGCCCCCACGGGGGCTTCATGTTCACCTACGACTCTCTGATCCACGGCGACGCCCAACA TGTAGCTCTCCTCTGGCCCAGCGAATGGGACGTGATCAGCAAACTCTTCATTGtcgatcagccaatcagcatccacTGCATGAgagaggccacgcccaccggcGCCACCATGAAGTACACAACTCAGCCTG ATCTGTGCTGGGAGTGCCGACAGAGCTTCCTGTTCCAGCAGCAGCGCGACCTGCGGGAGTACACCCAGGCCACGGTTTACATCCGCAAGGTCATCGAGGACAAGAGG ATGATCAAGGAGGCGGGTCCGGAGCTAACCGCTAGCAGCTCcgaggcggaggaggagagggaggagcaTCCGAAGGAGGACGGAGAGCGAGACCCGGACTTCGGTCAG TCTGAAGACGGCGCCAAGCGGCTGAAGCTGAACAACGGCAGCGCGCCGTCGCCGGCCGCCGTTCCCGTGGCGACCGTCACCAAACTGGGCGGGATCAGGAGGAGCACCCGCCACCGGAAACTCAGAGGGGAGAAGGCGCTGAtcgtctcagccaatcagacgctgaAGGAGCTGAAGATACAG ATCATGCACGCCTTCTCCGTGGCTCCGTTTGACCAGAACCTCTCCATCGACGGCAAGAATCTGACCGACGACGGCGCCACGCTCGGAAGTTTAGGAGTCGTCCCCGAGAGCATCATCTGTCTGAAG GCTGACGAGCCGATATCAGATTACGCGGTGATGGAGGACGTTTATCAGG TGGGGATGCCTGAAGAGGGATTCAAAG gcacTGGGCTCCTCGGTCATTGA
- the usp48 gene encoding ubiquitin carboxyl-terminal hydrolase 48 isoform X2: MAPRLQLEKAAWRWVETVKPEEISQEHIDLAYRINLPACKRGSCRRNCKGNPNCLVAIGEQAWLGEIDENTFHNIDDPNSERRDKNTFVGLTNLGATCYVNTFLQVWFHNLELRRILYQCHNPRAQEHNTESDYEPQSICEHLQYLFALLQNSNRKYIDPSGLVKALGLDTGQQQDAQEFSKLFLSLLEDTLSKQKNTTLQNVIQQQFCGQFSYVTVCNQCGRSSALPSRFYELELNIQGHKNLTECVTEFLKEEKLDGENRYFCESCQSKQSATRRIKLHSLPPTLNLQLMRFVFDRQTGHKKKLNTFISFPEQLDMGPFLEGKPDQTCVYELSAVLIHRGVSAYSGHYIAHVKDARTGDWYKFNDEEIEKMEGKKLQLGIEEDIAETAKSQTRKPKCSKGYHCSRNAYMLVYKAQEEENSDPSWTNVEVPAFLQRLVDQDNHKFEEWCSEMADMRKQSVDKGKAKHEEVKELFELLPTRDGEPYEFVPLDWLKKWLDDSTATKEIDNGHFLCSHGKLHPDKVGDSKRVSQQAAQLLYERYGGGPRLDGSSLCRECVGQRCRVLRLKNQLNEDYKEVSNLVKRSPSGEGFWVGKASLRSWRQLALDQLEEDEHKTKHGNVQTNGEGLHGNSKEFGPELSEGTEDEMKTFNEDVVCSHGGLTILETERKLVSPDVWTKLRAYFPKAPEFTQSQEACQKCLTLEQEEKDNEAVSKMMALDQKNQLPNLFHEKNRPTLAKWPQGTEVLYVVPLFFVDEWKKFIRRPTKSSPVSNVGNTLLLCPHGGFMFTYDSLIHGDAQHSPLAQRMGRDQQTLHCRSANQHPLHERGHAHRRHHEVHNSA, from the exons ATGGCGCCCCGCTTGCAGCTGGAAAAGGCGGCTTGGCGCTGGGTGGAGACGGTGAAACCGGAGGAAATCAGCCAGGAACACATCGACCTAGCATACCGCATCAATCTCCCGGCCTGCAAGAGAGGATCCTGCAG GAGGAATTGCAAAGGGAATCCCAACTGTCTGGTGGCGATCGGTGAACAGGCCTGGCTCGGAGAGATCGATGAAAATACTTTCCACAACATCGATGATCCAAATTCAGAGCGCCGAGACAAG AACACATTCGTCGGCCTGACTAACCTTGGTGCCACATGTTACGTCAACACGTTCCTGCAAGTGTGGTTCCACAACCTGGAGCTGCGGAGGATCCTGTATCAGTGCCACAACCCCCGAGCGCAGGAGCACAACACCGAGTCTG attacGAGCCTCAGTCCATCTGTGAGCATCTCCAGTATCTGTTTGCACTCCTGCAgaacagcaacaggaagtacatCGACCCGTCAGGGCTGGTCAAAGCGCTGGGCCTGGACACGGGGCAGCAGCAG gacgCCCAAGAGTTCTCGAAGCTTTTCCTGTCTCTGTTGGAGGACACGCTGTCCAAGCAGAAGAACACGACGCTCCAGAACGTCATCCAGCAGCAGTTCTGTGGGCAGTTTTCATACGTCACTGT CTGTAACCAGTGTGGGCGGTCCTCTGCTCTGCCGTCCAGATTCTACGAGCTGGAGCTGAACATTCAGGGACACAAGAACCTCACTGAGTGCGTCACCGAGTTCCTGAAG gaggagaagctggacgGTGAGAACCGTTACTTCTGTGAGAGCTGCCAGAGCAAACAGAGCGCCACCCGGAGGATCAAACTACACAGCCTGCCGCCGACGCTCAACCTGCAGCTCATGCGCTTCGTGTTCGACAG aCAAACAGGCCACAAGAAAAAACTGAACACCTTCATCAGCTTCCCGGAGCAGCTGGACATGGGGCCTTTCTTGGAAGGAAAACCAG ACCAGACGTGCGTTTACGAGCTGAGCGCGGTGCTGATCCACCGCGGCGTCAGCGCCTACTCGGGCCACTACATCGCCCACGTGAAAGACGCCCGGACCGGCGACTGGTACAAGTTCAACGATGAGGAGATCGAGAAGATGGAAGGAAAGAAGCTGCAGCTCGGCATCGAGGAGGACATCG CCGAGACGGCCAAGTCCCAGACGCGGAAGCCGAAGTGCAGCAAAGGCTACCACTGCTCCAGGAACGCCTACATGCTGGTGTATAAagcccaggaggaggagaactcGGACCCGTCCTGGACCAACGTCGAGGTGCCGG CCTTCCTCCAGAGGTTGGTGGACCAAGACAACCATAAATTTGAGGAGTGGTGCAGCGAGATGGCCGACATGCGGAAGCAGAGCGTGGATAAGGGCAAAGCCAAGcatgaggaggtgaaggagctCTTCGAGCTCTTACCCACGAGAGACG GCGAGCCGTACGAGTTCGTCCCTCTGGACTGGCTGAAGAAGTGGCTGGACGACTCCACCGCCACCAAGGAGATCGACAACGGCCACTTCCTGTGTTCGCACGGGAAGCTGCACCCGGACAAGGTGGGAGACTCCAAGAGGGTGTCCCAGCAGGCCGCTCAGCTGCTCTACGAGCGCTACGGCGGGGGGCCGAGGCTGGACG gctcgTCTCTGTGTAGAGAGTGTGTCGGCCAGCGCTGCAGGGTGCTGAGACTGAAGAACCAACTCAATGAAGACTATAAGGAGGTGTCCAACCTGGTCAAACGCTCACCCAG CGGTGAGGGCTTCTGGGTGGGGAAGGCGTCTCTCCGCAGCTGGAGGCAGCTGGCTCTGGATCAGTTGGAGGAGGACGAACACAAAACCAAACACGGCAACGTCCAGACCAACGGCGAGGGGCTGCACGGCAACAGCAAAG AGTTCGGTCCGGAGCTTTCGGAGGGAACCGAGGACGAGATGAAGACCTTCAACGAGGACGTCGTCTGCAGCCACG GCGGTCTGACCATCCTGGAGACGGAACGGAAGCTGGTGTCGCCCGACGTCTGGACCAAGCTGAGGGCCTACTTCCCCAAAGCCCCAGAGTTCACCCAGAGCCAGGAGGCCTGTCAGAAGTGTCTG acGCTGGAGCAGGAAGAGAAGGACAACGAGGCCGTCAGTAAGATGATGGCTCTGGACCAGAAGAACCAGCTGCCCAACCTGTTCCACGAGAAGAACCGGCCCACGCTGGCCAAGTGGCCTCAG GGCACCGAGGTTCTTTACGTGGTGCCGCTTTTCTTTGTGGATGAGTGGAAAAAATTCATCAG gagacCCACCAAGTCGTCCCCGGTGTCCAACGTGGGAAACACTCTGCTGCTCTGCCCCCACGGGGGCTTCATGTTCACCTACGACTCTCTGATCCACGGCGACGCCCAACA CTCTCCTCTGGCCCAGCGAATGGGACGTGATCAGCAAACTCTTCATTGtcgatcagccaatcagcatccacTGCATGAgagaggccacgcccaccggcGCCACCATGAAGTACACAACTCAGCCTG A